From the genome of Streptomyces sp. NBC_01317, one region includes:
- a CDS encoding DUF202 domain-containing protein, which produces MSAGDQDRARDPGLQPERTGLAWRRTTLACTVVAVLAARQAVHHGGTTTGVVGISLTVVVWLGFVALTHRRLIALTTAEPRPLSRAVAVAAAACTLLLAGLAVAVMA; this is translated from the coding sequence ATGTCGGCCGGGGATCAGGACCGGGCCAGGGATCCGGGGCTCCAGCCGGAGCGGACGGGGCTGGCCTGGCGGCGTACGACGCTGGCCTGCACGGTGGTCGCGGTGCTGGCGGCACGGCAGGCGGTCCACCACGGTGGTACGACGACGGGGGTGGTCGGCATCTCCCTGACCGTCGTGGTGTGGCTGGGCTTCGTGGCGCTCACACACCGCCGGCTGATCGCGCTTACCACGGCGGAACCCCGGCCGCTGTCGCGGGCGGTGGCGGTCGCGGCGGCGGCCTGCACGCTGCTGCTGGCGGGGCTCGCGGTGGCTGTCATGGCGTGA
- a CDS encoding YidH family protein encodes MIDFVRSLRLWFAPQRLGEEGETPDYRFTLANERTFLAWLRTALALVGGGFAVDQFLPDLRWGVRVGLAVALLAAGALCALQAVDHWVRCERAMRRGQALPVSRFPAVLSLVVAVVAVVMVVVVALGGGR; translated from the coding sequence GTGATCGACTTCGTGCGGAGCCTGCGGCTGTGGTTCGCGCCCCAGCGCCTCGGCGAAGAGGGCGAGACGCCCGACTACCGCTTCACGCTGGCCAACGAGCGTACGTTCCTGGCCTGGCTCCGTACCGCGCTGGCGCTGGTCGGCGGCGGGTTCGCGGTGGACCAGTTCCTGCCGGACCTGCGGTGGGGGGTCCGGGTCGGGCTGGCGGTGGCGCTGCTGGCGGCCGGGGCGCTGTGCGCGCTCCAGGCGGTCGACCACTGGGTGCGCTGCGAGCGGGCGATGCGGCGCGGGCAGGCGCTCCCCGTCTCGCGCTTCCCGGCCGTGCTGAGTCTGGTGGTCGCGGTGGTCGCGGTGGTGATGGTGGTGGTGGTCGCGCTGGGCGGGGGCCGTTGA
- a CDS encoding NUDIX domain-containing protein, which translates to MGAADEILDVVDENDRVVGQAPRGEVYAKRLRHRCVFVLARDAEDRVFVHRRTAGKLIFPSLYDMFVGGVLGAGETYDEAALREAEEELGVSGLPRPEPLFPFLYESADSGQSWWSYVYEVRCVLPVRPQAEEVAWHAFLPEEELERRLPPGGWEWAPDGLAAYERLRARRA; encoded by the coding sequence ATGGGAGCAGCGGACGAGATCCTGGACGTCGTGGACGAGAACGACCGTGTGGTGGGGCAGGCCCCGCGCGGTGAGGTGTACGCGAAGAGGCTGCGCCACCGGTGTGTGTTCGTCCTCGCGCGGGACGCGGAGGACCGGGTTTTCGTGCACCGCAGGACCGCCGGGAAACTGATCTTCCCCTCGCTGTACGACATGTTCGTGGGCGGGGTCCTCGGCGCGGGCGAGACCTATGACGAGGCGGCGCTGCGGGAGGCGGAGGAGGAGCTGGGGGTGTCGGGGCTGCCGCGTCCCGAGCCGCTGTTCCCGTTCCTGTACGAGTCCGCCGACAGCGGCCAGAGCTGGTGGTCGTACGTGTACGAGGTGCGCTGCGTGCTGCCGGTGCGGCCGCAGGCCGAGGAGGTGGCGTGGCACGCGTTCCTCCCGGAGGAGGAGCTGGAGCGGCGGCTGCCGCCCGGTGGGTGGGAGTGGGCGCCGGACGGGCTCGCGGCGTACGAGCGGCTCCGCGCCCGCCGCGCGTAG